A region from the Terriglobales bacterium genome encodes:
- a CDS encoding DUF3052 domain-containing protein yields the protein MAGYSGTPLVKKLGIKPGARVQFLNAPAELEIADLTAEAKPVRSGDLDFALLFVKSAAELQKALPPLLARVTQGGMVWISWPKKASGVATDLTEDVVRNAGLRLTWVDVKVCAIDETWSGLKFYRRKAQARAAARK from the coding sequence ATGGCCGGGTATTCCGGAACACCGCTGGTGAAGAAGCTCGGCATCAAGCCGGGCGCGCGAGTGCAGTTTCTGAATGCGCCTGCAGAGCTTGAAATAGCCGATCTGACGGCAGAAGCAAAACCGGTTCGTTCCGGCGACCTGGATTTCGCGCTGCTCTTCGTGAAGAGCGCCGCCGAGTTGCAGAAGGCCCTGCCGCCGCTGCTGGCGCGAGTAACACAAGGCGGGATGGTATGGATTTCGTGGCCCAAGAAAGCATCCGGAGTGGCCACCGACCTGACCGAGGACGTGGTTCGCAATGCCGGTCTGCGCCTGACCTGGGTGGATGTGAAGGTTTGCGCCATCGATGAAACCTGGTCCGGGCTGAAGTTCTATCGGCGCAAAGCGCAGGCGAGAGCGGCTGCCCGAAAGTAG
- the hslV gene encoding ATP-dependent protease subunit HslV: protein MTALRALSDRHFPKIRSTTVLAVRKNGNVVMAGDGQVTLGEGVIKHSARKIRRLYQDKILAGFAGSTADAFSLFSRFEAKLDQYHGNLGRAAVELAKDWRTDKALRHLEALLLVADKTQTYLISGAGDVIEPDSGIAAIGSGGPYAQAAAQALAAHTNLPVRTIAEEAMKIAGRMCIYTNEQFTFEEL, encoded by the coding sequence ATGACAGCGCTGCGCGCACTATCCGATCGTCATTTCCCGAAAATCCGCTCCACAACCGTGTTGGCCGTTCGCAAGAACGGCAATGTGGTCATGGCGGGAGACGGGCAGGTTACCCTGGGAGAGGGCGTGATCAAGCATTCGGCGCGCAAGATTCGGCGCCTCTACCAGGACAAGATCCTGGCCGGCTTTGCGGGATCCACGGCGGACGCGTTTTCCCTGTTCAGCCGCTTTGAAGCCAAGCTGGACCAGTACCACGGTAACCTGGGACGCGCCGCGGTCGAACTGGCCAAGGATTGGCGCACCGATAAAGCGCTGCGCCACCTGGAGGCCCTGCTGCTGGTCGCCGACAAGACGCAGACCTACCTGATCAGCGGCGCCGGCGACGTCATCGAGCCCGATTCCGGGATTGCTGCCATCGGCAGCGGCGGGCCTTATGCCCAGGCGGCGGCCCAGGCGCTGGCCGCGCACACCAACCTGCCGGTGCGCACCATTGCCGAGGAAGCCATGAAGATCGCCGGGCGCATGTGCATTTACACGAACGAGCAATTCACGTTCGAAGAGCTGTGA